In one window of Henckelia pumila isolate YLH828 chromosome 1, ASM3356847v2, whole genome shotgun sequence DNA:
- the LOC140875371 gene encoding basic leucine zipper 34-like: MEQLPPKAPVAMPQNWPSFSFQVMPPLPTSAAAAHSSWVDDFLDFSTARRSAHRRTVSDPIAFVEAPPFLEETHSSNNTNNNNIGFEKLDDEQLRSMFSDDVETAGPASRSHSDPSTPSDQNSENEEKEMLPAEIHLRLQPKNEPGEEDNPCFQAQKEAPPGNNADPKRIKRILANRQSAQRSRVRKLQYISELERSVTTLQTEVSALSPKVAFLDHQRLLLNVDNSALKQRIAALAQDKIFKDAHQEALKKEIERLRIIYSEQSMKKMSNDSSGSAVPPHKAAAVPPQ, translated from the exons ATGGAACAATTACCGCCAAAGGCTCCCGTCGCAATGCCGCAGAATTGGCCGTCGTTTTCCTTCCAAGTTATGCCCCCGCTGCCCACCTCCGCCGCGGCGGCGCACAGTTCTTGGGTTGATGATTTCCTCGACTTCTCCACCGCCCGCCGCAGCGCCCACCGGAGAACAGTGAGCGACCCCATTGCATTCGTTGAGGCTCCTCCGTTCTTGGAAGAGACTCATAGCTCCAACAAcaccaacaacaacaacatcGGGTTCGAGAAGCTGGACGACGAACAGCTCCGGAGCATGTTCTCCGACGACGTGGAGACGGCGGGGCCCGCCTCCAGATCTCACTCCGATCCTTCCACGCCGTCGGATCAGAACAGCGAAAACGAAGAGAAGGAAATGCTGCCGGCGGAGATCCACCTCCGTCTGCAGCCCAAGAATGAGCCCGGGGAGGAGGATAATCCATGCTTCCAAGCGCAGAAGGAGGCGCCGCCTGGTAACAACGCTGATCCCAAAAGAATCAAGAG AATCTTGGCCAACCGGCAATCAGCTCAAAGGTCAAGAGTGAGGAAATTACAATACATTTCTGAGCTTGAAAGAAGTGTAACAACATTGCAG ACCGAAGTATCGGCATTGTCCCCAAAGGTTGCATTTTTGGACCATCAGAGGCTTCTCCTCAATGTGGATAATAGTGCACTTAAGCAGCGGATAGCAGCATTGGCTCAagacaaaatatttaaagatg CTCATCAAGAGGCATTGAAGAAGGAGATTGAGAGACTCAGGATTATATATAGCGAACAGAGCATGAAGAAGATGAGCAACGACTCCTCCGGCTCCGCCGTGCCGCCGCATAAAGCAGCGGCGGTTCCGCCGCAGTAG